A segment of the Zalophus californianus isolate mZalCal1 chromosome 3, mZalCal1.pri.v2, whole genome shotgun sequence genome:
GCAGATTCTTGTTAATCCAAATATACACCATCtctctgacccagcaattacattcTTAACTATTTACCCAACGGAAATAAACTGCAAATCCCCAAATGACTTGTATAAGAATGTTCAaggaagctttattcataatggtcccaaactggaaacagcccagagtTCCAACAACACAAGAATGAATAAACTACAGTATATTTACACAATAGTctgctactcagcaataaaaagtaacaaactGTTGATAAACAATATGAACAAATGCAAAAgcactatgttaagtgaaaaaagctttAATGAAAAGAGTTCATTCATATTGTCAGATCCCATTTATACAAATTCTATGACAGTAATCTGTGGTGGGGAAAAAACTCAAAAGTGGATGCCTTTGGGGATATGGGGTAGAAATTAGTTGGTGGGGGTATGAAGGAACTTTCTGAGGTAACCATAACATTCTTTATCTTGATAGGGGTTTGGGTTACCCACGTATAAGCATGtgtcaaaactcattaaatatTATACTTAAGATTGATGTTCTCATCATATGTAATTTGCGGGGGGAGGGCATAGGGAGACCATAACCATATATTGAATTTGAATTAATAGATATGTATGGCTACAACCTAATTTGAAATGtatatcaaaacaaacaaacaaacaaaaaaccaagacagactgatggatggatagatatgtGATAAAACaagttttggaaaatgtaaacaGTAGAATCTAAGTGGTAGGATGACAAGCACAAGAAATCCTGAACCTGATGAACGTTGGTCTGGAAAGGAAAATGACTCCCAATTATCAAGAtggattatatttcttttaaagtaccGGTTAACATTAGCACCTATTCTGCTTAAGACAATCAAGTATAATCTACATCCATTCATATTTACACTTAAATACATAAGGACAGGCATACAAACAAGTAGAGTAGAAGTAAAGAAGTCCCCAAAAGTAAAATACCACAGGCCAATGTACCATCTCCAGGCGGCCCCGGTAACTTGTTTTTCCCCGGAGCAGCTATGAGCAAGCGAAACCAGGTTTCGTACGTGCGGCCAGCCGAACCGGCGTTCCTGGCTCGCTTCAAGGAACAGGTCGGCTACAGGGAAGGGCCTACCGTGGAAACCAAGAGAATCCAGCCTCAGCTCCCAGATGAAGATGGTGATCACAGTGACAAAGAAGATGAACAGCCCCAAgtggtggttttaaaaaagggagaccTGTCAGTTGAAGAAGTCatgaaaattaaagcagaaataaaggcTGCCAAAGCAGATGAAGAACCAGCTATAGTTGATGGAAGAATCATGTATCGAAAACCAGTCAAACGTTCCTCGGATGAAAAATATTCCGGTTTAACAGCAAGCTCAAAAAAGAGGAAggcaaatgaagatgaaataaataagcaGGACTCAGTTAAAAAGAACTCACAAAAGCAAATCAAAAACAGTTGCCTCCTTTCTTTTGACAATGAAGATGAAACTGAGTAAGTGTAAATATTTTGGACTTAGTCATGCTTATGAGTATATGGGATGTTTTTTACAGTGacactttttctttcctatttaaagataatacaagttcattatagaaaattcagaaaaaatttaGTATGATAAAAATTGTATCTACCAATACCCCTTTGACATGAGGCTAACTCTGTAGATATTaactactattaacattttggaacTCCCACGTGTGgggtattttttaaacaaaattgagaTTATATTGCATATGTTTTCTGTCCTGCTTTTCACATGACATTATATTCTGAGCATTTTTCCAGATcagtaaaattcaaaaatttaaaaaaaaaaaaagtaaaataccacAACTACAAAGCCTCAAAAATCCGAACATTTTCTCTAGAGAAAAAAGCAGCATGGGATCGTTCGCAAAAGGCCACAATGAATACTCAGATTAACTCTTCATGTTGTGAACTAATATTCAGTGCCCTCCATACCGAAGACTCaccttatattttcatttcatcttgcATGTCTCTCCTTTATGAAGCTTTCCCTGAAGGCTCCACTCCCCAAAGATATTATCCACCCCTCCTCAGAAAATTCCATTAattctttgcatttctcttataaGACTTATGAAATTTATGTCTACTGGGAAAGAGAAAACTGTTAAAAGGATTGGGCATCAGGAGGCCAACTCTACCTGCACAACCTAAGATAAATTACTTAATCTTGTTTTCTTGTATGTAAATTGCAGATAACAGGACTTTACCTCACAGGGTTATTATAAAGATCATTATGCTTAGCCTCCTGCATAAAGTACCAgataaaaattactattattattattctattatctCCATATAAGCCTAACTCAGTACCAACAATATTTAATAggtattcaatttttaaaaaaatatttcagttgaaAGAGCAAGTGAATAAGCTATTCATGTGTTACTGATTGATAGACTATTGCTGTGGCccacatatataaacatacttAAGTAACTGCCCTTTCTGTTTAAGGATGATCCTAGTAAATCATCTGTGGTTACTGACAAAAACACATGAGCTTCACGTTGGTTCTTCtgaactttgcttttattttatcccAAAAATACTAGATTTTTTTCCATTACCCTCATTTTCACCATGATTTCTAAGGGCAATTCTCTTCACTCCCTACCCTAACCTTGTGGTCCTATCACCCAAACACCTGGATAATAGTGAACCCAAACCCTCCCCGTGCCATCTCTGTTAAAATAGTCAGTTATGGCCCATTTCCGAAATTCCTTGCTTAGAGGCCTTCCAAATGTTCATCTTTATGCACATTTGAAACTTCAGATATACTAAGacataaaattaacaagataaattgataaattgttATCAGCATGATCATTCTTTCAATGTGAAATCTTCAGGCAAGAAAAGTATATGATTTATACTCtggcaaaaagaagaaataaaaggcaaaaaactaaaagtttttaaatgttcatgCCATAATTTCCATTATACAGCAATAAGTGCCAAATTTCTATTCTCTTGTTGCACAGCTCTCATAATGTGGAACTTACACAGTCTCCCTTAGTCAAAGGGATAAAACTCAAATCCAAGcctctaatttcttttattaaaaaaacaaaaaagtgggaCTCAAAATAAGATAGATGGGAAAGAACATCCTAATGACAAGGGATTAGacaatgggatgcctgggtagctcaagtggttaagtgcctgccttcagctcgggtcgtgatcccagggtgccgggatcaagtcccacatcgggctccttgctcagcggggagagcctgcttctccctctgcctgccgctccccctgcttgtgctctctctctctgacaaataaataaaatctttaaaaaaaaagagagagagattagacAAAATATCACTAATCAAGGAGTATGATAAAAATCATGGTCACTCAACAGAGTAACACCTACCAGTTGTTATCTGGTAGATAATATTTAAGCCTTCTTAATTATAGGAGGGAAAAGGAATTAACGTCTGAGAACTGAAGTCTTCCTCCAAGGATACTAAAACACATTAGTAATCAGGATACATGTGTGGAAAAATTTCCTTGGTCCACTCACCAAGCATCCTCAAACAAAAACTTCTCTATGGGTTGTACCACTGTACTACTGAAATATTCACTAAAATTACATCACTGATGCTGTaacatatcattttttaaattctttgagtTAGGGGTgccttggatggctcagttaagcatccaactcttggtttccgctcagggttgtgggatcaagacccacatcgggctccatgcttagtatggagtctgcttcagattctttcttcctccccctctgccaccaccccccccacttgtgttttctttctctctctcaaataaataaaatcttttttaaaaattctataaaataatataacatcaacaaaaaaaatttgaagaaacagaagatatattcaaatgtcatcttcttgGATAAGTCATTCTTATTTTCCTAGAGCAAGGGTCTACAAACTACTGCCACCAGATCAATTCTAGCTTGCTGCTTTATTGTAAACAAGATTTTATTGAAACAGGGCTATGCCTGTTCATGGACATATTGTTTAAGGTTGACTAcagtataattaaaaatatgtatttggtctttgccCCCAGTTTCTAGAACATATCTTCAATACCCTTGGCATTTCATAGGTGTCTTTTGTTATCCATTATTAGTCCCTTTTGATTATACCTAAGGTTATGCTAACAAGGTGACTCGTGGTCAGTCCCTAGATAGTTTAAAAAGAGGGGCTGACCATAAAAGACTGAGCATGTGACTACAGGGCTAGAGACTGAGTTCAATTATGTAGTCAATAATTAAAacaatcatgcctacataatgaagaCTCCATAAAAACTCTTGAACAGTGAGATTCAGGAAGCTTCCAGGTTGATAAACACACTGATGTGCTGAAAAGGTACCCAgaaagggcatggaagctctgtgcacccactccccacctccaacACCTTGCCCTatacatctcttccatttggctgtttctgagttatatcttttataataaaattagttGTAAGTACGGTGCTTTCCTGAATCTGTGAGTCATTCCAGCAAATTATTGAACTTGAGGGTAGGGCTATACTCAGCCAGGCAGAAATGTAGGAAGCCCCACTTGTAGCTAGGGTCTCAAATGGAGACTTATGGGACCAAGACCTTAGTTTATATGGTTTGTACTAACTCTCAGTTGTtaatgtcagaattgaattgaatcacAGGACACCTAGTTGAGTTGAGAGAATTAATGATGCTGCTGCCTTTCTATACAACTCCAAAGTTGAGTAGCTGCAAGAGACAcaatatggcccacaaagcctaaaatgcCTGGatctttatagaaaatgtttgcctACTCCTGTTCTAGAGAAATTAGTCTCTCACAGCCtcctgtgtttaacattttgggTACAGATCACAAACACATTacctattatatttatatacttgtcTATCTCCTCCAGGATATTACTACTTATGaacaaaaaatagttttattgtcATTATATCTTTAGGATCAACTTCTTGGCATACAGTTGACAGGAGcttaataaaaatactgatttcaaaaaaaaaacttcttaaagCATGTTTCTATCtcagtgtattttatttcctACTTTAATATCAGTCCTATGTTCtgattctaaaagaaaagaaaaaaacaaacactgaaagaTCATGGATTATTAGCATGCTAAAGCCTGAAAGGACCACAAACATTATCTAACTCAATCTTTATTTTCAGTCAGGGAAAATAAAGTCCAGAACacttaaatgacttgcccaactAATTATTAACAAAACCAAGGTTAGGATCCAAGTccaaaatgaataatcttttcactaacaaatctttttaacaagtgaaaaaggaagaataacaTAAGTAAAACTAAACCTTATTCAAAACGTACCACCCAAAAGTACTCTCCATTCATGCTACTCAGAGTACCAGCCAATGAATGAAGAGACTAAATCAGAACATGAATTAACATACAGCTTCTTTCAAAAGAAAGCTTtgctatggaaaacaaacaaacaaaaacaattatttgaaataaacaaCGTGCCTACAAACAAAGTTgatttatattttggaatttatATTCTCCTTGTCTCTTCTTAGGCCAAGAAACATTTCACAAATATTCAAACCTGTTTTTGGGGCCACATTTTCAATAGCAATGTATTAAATGAACATTTGGTATAGAAGCAGAAACTGTTAATAATATAACGATCTGTCACATGTATAATTCATATACAAAGTTCCCACTTTAAAGGAATAAGAGGGAAAATAACAcctatttcatttcatatatatggatTTTCATATACATGTGTGTAGATACATATACGTGTAGatacaaatataaagagaaagagaaacagaagctcagagagataTAATACttggctcaaggtcacaaagcaaaGAAAGGATTTGAATTCAGATTAATCATACAACAAAGGCCAAGCTCTTTACAGAAAACCAGGATACAAAAAACAGATTTGACTCAAATAGCATTTACACAGCagaatagaattcatggcttttttaccatgatttttagtcttccaaagttaactttttttaactttttttttatttttcttgttccctttttcaaccaacatcttatcaatcccttttttaaaaaatcttttttatttttcatttttagagtcatattctatcccttcatagtagttacccttatttctggtatatatatataagttgttctgtctttaaaatttgagattcAGTTTctactaacagatcaaaatataccctaaatctctagtatatggctttgttctagtctcctgcctgatcacattctctgcctttttttttaaaaatcctcttttcttttttcaaacttatcaatttctttcataaaatctttaataattttcatctttacaatcatattcaatcccttcatcgtattaacccttatttttgtacatctgtaagtttttctttcttgaaaactttgggagacactttcttctaacagaccaaaatacgcccaaaatctagtgtgtggcactgatctatgcaccagcctgatcatatttgatcatagtctgttttttttgttttttctttttttttttttgcttttttctttctttccctttcttttcccctggtttcaagtcttttctgatttgttcagtgtatattttctggggacgttgttaccctgttagcattttgttctctcattcatctattctcctctggacaaaatgacaagacgaaaaaaatcacctcaacaaaaagaacaagaggcagttccgactgccagggacctacacaaTGCGGACATTAATACAATGtcggaactagaattcagaatgatgattttaaagatactagctgggcttgaaaaaaccatggaagttattagagaaatcctttctggagaaaaaaagaactaaaatcgaaccaagctgaaatcaaaaaggctattaatgaggtgcactCAAAAGTGGAGgctctgctaggataaatgaggcagaagagagaatttgtgatagagaagaccaaatgatggaaaaaaaagctgagaaaaagagaaataaacaagtactggatcacgagggcagaatttgagagataagcgataccataagacaaaacattagaataactgggatcccagagaaaaagaaagagagagaggggcagaaggtatattggagcaaattacagcagagaacttccctaatttcgggaaggaaacaggcatcaaaatacaggaggcacagagaacccctcttaaaatcaataaaaataggtcagcaccacaacatctaatagtaaaacttatgagtctcaaagaaaaagagaaaatcctgagagcagttcggagaagagatctgtaaactacaatgatagaaacattagactggcaacagacctatccacagagacctggcaggccaaaaaggactggcatgatatattcagagcactaaatgagaaaaatatgcagccaagaatactatatccaactaggctgtcactgaaaataggaggagagataaaaagcttccaggacaaacaaaactaaaggaacttgcaaacacaaaaccagcccaaaagaaatattgaaaggggtcctctaagcaaagagagagcctaaaagcaacatagaccagaaaggaacacagacaatgtgcagtaacagtcaccttacaggcaatacaatggcactaaattcatatctttcaatagttaccctgaatgtaaatgggctaaatccccaacaaaagacacaggctatcagattggataaaaaaaaaaggcccatcgatatgctgtctgcaagagactcatttttagacccaaagacaccgccAGATTGAAAGttagggtgtggaaaaccatttaccatgctaatggacaccaaaagaaagctggggtggcaatctttatatcagacaaactagattttaaaccaaagactgtaataagagatgaggaagcatCTCCTCTGTATCCTACCTGAAGGGTCTATCCACTGTATCCTAcctgaagggtctatccaacaagaagatctaacaattgtaaatatctatgcccctaacatggaagcagccaattatataagccaattaataacagaaacaaagaaacacattgtcaacaatacaagaatagtgggggactttaacaaccccctcgctgaaatggacagatcatctaagcaaaagatcagcaaggaaaaaagactttaaatgacacatgggaccaaatggacttcacagatatattcagaacattccatcccaaaacaacagaatacacattcttctctagtgcccatggaacattctccagcatagatcacgtcctagatcacaaatcaggtctcaactgttaccaaaaaattgggatcattccctgcatattttcggaccacactgctttgaaactagaactcaatgacaagaggaaagtcgaaaagaactcaaataatggaggctaaagagcttcctactaaagaatgaaagggtcaaccaggaaattaaagaagaattaaaaaaattcatggaaacaaatgaaaatgaaaacacaaactgttcaaaatcagtgcaatacagcaaaggcagtcctgagaggaaagtatataccaatacaagcctttctcgagaaacaacaaaggtctcaaatatacaacctaaccctagacctaaaggagctggagaaagaacagcaaataaagcctaaacccagcaggagaagagaaataataaagatcagagcagaaatcaatgaaatatagaaaccaaaagaacagtagaacagatcaacgaaactaggagctggttctttgaaagaattaacaagactgataaacccctggccagacttatcaaaaacaaaagagatggtatgttggcggggatgtgcagaaaggggaacccttctacactgctggtgggaatgcaagctggtgcaaacactctggaaaacagtatggaggttcctcaaacagttgaaattagagctaccgttcgatccagcaattgcactactgggtatttaccccaaagatgcaaatgtagggacccgaaggggtacgtgtaccccaatgtttatagcagcaatgtccacaatagccaaactgtggaaagagccaaaatgcccatcgacagatgaatggataaagaagatgtggtatatatacacaatggaatattatgcagccatcaaaaggaatgagatcttgccatttgaaacgatgtggatgaaactggagggtgttatgctgagtgaaataagtcaatcagagaaagacatgtatcacatgacctcactgatatgaggaattcttaatctcaggaaacaaactgagtgttactggagtggttgggggtgggagggatggggtggctgggtgatagacattggggagggtatgtgctacggtgagcgctgtgaattgtgcaagactgttgaatcacagatctgtacttctgaaacaaataacgcaacatattttaagaaaaaagaaaaagaagaagataacaggagaggaagaaaaggggagtatgtcagagggggagacgaaccatgagagatgatggactctgaaaaacaaactgagggttctagaggggagggtggtagggggatgggttagcctggtgatgggtattgaggagggcacgttctgcatggagcactgggtgttatgaacaatgaatcatggaacactgcaccaaaaactaatgatgtaatatatggtgattaacataacaataaaaaataaaaaataaaaaaaaaaaaagagaaatgacccaaataaacaaatcatgaatgaaagaggagagatcacaaccaataccaaagaaatgcaaacaattataagaacatatatgagcacctatatgccagcaaattagaaaatttggaagaaatggaagcattcctgagatgtatcaactaccaaaactgaaccaggaagaaatagaaaacctgaacagacctataaacactaaggaaattgaagcagtcatcaaaaatctcccaacaaacaaaagcccagggccagatggcttcctaggggaattctaccaaacatttcaagaagaattaatacctattcttctgaaactgttccaaaaaatagaaacggaaggaaaacttccaaactcgttttatgaggccaccattaccttgatccccaaaccagacaaagaccccatcaaaaggagaattacagaccaatatccctgatgaacagggaagcaaaaattctcaccaaaatactagccaagaggatccaacagtacattaaagggattattcaccatgaccaaatgggatttatccctgggctgcaaggttagtttaacatccgcaaatcaatcaatgtgatacaatacattaatcaaagaaagaacaagaaccatatgatcctctcaatagatgcagaaaaagcctttgacaaagtacagcatcctttcttgaccaaaactcttcagagtatagggatagagggtacatacctcaatatcataaaagccatctatgaaaaacccacagcaaatatcattctcaatggggaaaaactgagctttccccctaaggtcaggaacacggcagggatgtccactatcaccactgctattcaacatagttttagaagtcctagccacaataatcagacaacaaaaagaaataaaaggcatccaaatcagcaaagaagtcaaactctcactgtttgcagatgatataatactttatgtggaaa
Coding sequences within it:
- the LOC113919367 gene encoding uncharacterized protein KIAA1143, with the translated sequence MSKRNQVSYVRPAEPAFLARFKEQVGYREGPTVETKRIQPQLPDEDGDHSDKEDEQPQVVVLKKGDLSVEEVMKIKAEIKAAKADEEPAIVDGRIMYRKPVKRSSDEKYSGLTASSKKRKANEDEINKQDSVKKNSQKQIKNSCLLSFDNEDETE